From the genome of Deinococcus sp. AJ005, one region includes:
- the zapE gene encoding cell division protein ZapE gives MIDLLTRNPAPDPLALTAELLPSARFQDVRFGTYRPNAEYPSQAAARDNLQTFVETAQQKPGGLRLFRRRAPEGRGLYLDGGFGVGKTHLLASAYHASSGVRAIMSFQDLMYLIGALGMSRAVDAFRGHDLLLIDEFELDDPGNTHMANTFLGQLMPGGTSVIATSNTEPGALGQGRFNANDFQRQIQGIASRFETHRLDGPDFRQRGTKPEDVFSGPEYAAWEAVQNLDTLATLTHRDLNRHLLKIHPSRFAGLLSGVGAVGVVNLVPMDDQNVALRFVHFIDKLYDLGLPAAFTGTPLGALFDSSYRHGAYAKKYSRCLSRLSEMLREAREAGRVNVP, from the coding sequence ATGATTGACCTCCTGACCCGCAATCCTGCCCCCGATCCACTGGCACTCACGGCGGAGCTGTTGCCCAGCGCCCGATTTCAGGACGTGCGCTTCGGGACGTACCGGCCCAATGCCGAATATCCCAGTCAGGCGGCGGCGCGCGACAACCTTCAAACGTTCGTAGAGACCGCACAGCAAAAGCCCGGCGGCCTGCGCCTGTTTCGCCGCCGTGCCCCGGAAGGACGCGGCCTGTATCTGGACGGCGGCTTCGGCGTGGGCAAGACGCATCTGCTCGCCAGCGCCTACCACGCGTCCAGCGGGGTGCGCGCCATCATGAGCTTTCAGGACCTGATGTACCTGATCGGCGCGCTGGGCATGAGCCGCGCGGTGGACGCCTTCCGGGGCCATGATCTACTGCTGATCGACGAATTCGAGCTGGACGATCCCGGCAATACCCACATGGCAAATACGTTTCTGGGCCAGTTGATGCCCGGCGGAACGTCCGTGATCGCCACCAGCAACACTGAACCCGGCGCGCTGGGCCAGGGCCGCTTCAACGCGAACGACTTCCAGCGCCAGATTCAGGGCATTGCCAGTCGCTTCGAGACCCACCGTCTGGACGGTCCCGATTTCCGCCAGCGTGGCACGAAACCTGAAGACGTGTTTTCTGGGCCGGAATACGCGGCCTGGGAAGCCGTGCAGAACTTAGACACCCTGGCCACGCTGACCCACCGTGATCTGAACCGTCATCTGCTGAAGATTCATCCCAGCCGCTTTGCCGGGCTGCTGTCTGGCGTGGGCGCGGTGGGCGTCGTGAATCTGGTGCCGATGGACGATCAGAACGTGGCGCTGCGTTTCGTCCATTTCATCGACAAGCTGTATGACCTCGGTTTGCCTGCCGCCTTCACGGGTACGCCGCTGGGCGCGCTGTTCGACAGTTCTTACCGCCACGGCGCTTATGCCAAGAAGTACAGCCGCTGCCTGTCACGCCTGTCCGAAATGCTGCGCGAGGCACGGGAAGCTGGTCGCGTAAATGTCCCCTGA
- a CDS encoding S4 domain-containing protein has protein sequence MKQKLSTLVAQARGGRVVRTGFLDGDEIDRRLLNEEDLRHRIAGGFPDARRVVLTLYPAHIPEVDAGVIVLRLTPAQAAPEWDEQDFLVQLRRLELNEDQLGDVREERGSFLIAATGKAAQTLESLTTLGGRDIEVEEIGETAGRGSKIREVVVPSMRADVVGAKGFGVSRAYFQQGIDGGKVRLNGGPARASSDIREGDSLSADGLGRIDFKRVVNETRRGNYKVELEVHR, from the coding sequence ATGAAGCAGAAACTCTCTACATTGGTGGCCCAGGCGCGCGGAGGCCGCGTGGTCCGCACCGGATTCCTGGACGGCGACGAGATCGACCGCCGCCTCCTGAACGAGGAAGACCTGCGCCACCGCATCGCTGGCGGCTTCCCCGACGCTCGCCGCGTGGTGCTGACGCTGTACCCCGCCCACATTCCAGAGGTGGATGCTGGCGTGATTGTGTTGCGCCTGACCCCCGCCCAGGCTGCCCCAGAGTGGGATGAGCAGGATTTCCTGGTGCAACTGCGCCGCCTGGAACTGAACGAGGACCAACTGGGCGACGTGCGCGAGGAACGCGGCAGCTTTCTGATCGCCGCCACGGGCAAGGCCGCCCAGACCCTAGAATCCCTGACCACGCTGGGGGGCCGTGACATTGAAGTCGAGGAAATCGGCGAGACGGCGGGCCGGGGCAGCAAGATCCGTGAGGTAGTGGTGCCGTCCATGCGTGCAGACGTGGTGGGCGCGAAGGGCTTTGGCGTCAGCCGCGCGTATTTCCAGCAGGGTATCGACGGCGGCAAGGTGCGCCTCAACGGCGGCCCCGCCCGTGCCAGCAGCGACATCCGCGAGGGCGACAGCCTCAGCGCCGATGGCCTGGGCCGCATCGACTTCAAACGCGTGGTCAATGAAACCCGGCGCGGCAATTACAAGGTTGAACTTGAAGTCCACAGGTAG
- the ruvB gene encoding Holliday junction branch migration DNA helicase RuvB, which yields MTEPFDAALRPKSLTEYVGQEKLKDKLGVYLQAARNRREALDHTLLFGPPGLGKTTLAHIIAAELGVNIRVTSGPAIEKPGDLAAILTNSLEEGDVLFIDEIHRLGRVAEEHLYPAMEDFKLDIVLGQGPAARTIELPLPRFTLVGATTRPGLISAPMRSRFGIIEHLEYYTPEEIATNLLRDARLLGFGLVEEAALEIGGRSRGTMRIAKRLLRRVRDYAEVAGESTIELERAYSALDKLGLDTAGLDDRDKKYLETLIHRFAGGPVGVDTLATAISEDALTLEDVYEPYLIQLGFIKRTPRGRVATAHAYDHLGLPVGGADGDLGLYTN from the coding sequence ATGACCGAACCGTTCGACGCCGCCCTGCGTCCCAAGTCGCTGACCGAATACGTGGGCCAGGAGAAGCTGAAGGACAAGCTGGGCGTGTACCTGCAAGCTGCCCGCAACCGCAGGGAGGCGCTGGACCACACGCTACTGTTCGGGCCGCCGGGGCTGGGCAAGACCACGCTGGCGCACATCATCGCCGCCGAGCTGGGCGTGAATATCCGCGTGACCTCCGGCCCGGCGATTGAGAAACCAGGGGATCTGGCGGCCATCCTGACCAACAGCTTGGAGGAAGGCGACGTGCTGTTCATCGACGAGATTCACCGTCTGGGACGGGTGGCAGAAGAACACCTGTATCCGGCGATGGAGGATTTCAAGCTGGACATCGTGCTGGGGCAGGGGCCGGCGGCGCGCACCATCGAGCTGCCGCTGCCGCGCTTTACGCTGGTGGGCGCAACCACGCGGCCCGGCCTGATCAGCGCGCCGATGCGCTCGCGCTTTGGGATCATCGAGCATCTGGAGTATTACACCCCCGAGGAAATCGCCACCAACCTACTGCGTGACGCCCGGCTGCTGGGGTTCGGGTTGGTTGAAGAAGCCGCCCTGGAAATAGGGGGGCGCTCGCGCGGGACCATGCGAATCGCCAAGCGGCTGCTGCGCCGGGTGCGCGATTACGCCGAGGTGGCCGGGGAAAGCACCATTGAGCTGGAACGGGCCTACAGCGCCCTGGACAAGCTGGGGCTGGACACGGCGGGGCTGGATGACCGCGACAAGAAGTACCTGGAAACGCTGATCCACCGTTTCGCGGGTGGGCCGGTGGGCGTGGACACCCTCGCCACTGCCATTTCCGAGGACGCGCTGACCCTGGAAGACGTGTACGAGCCGTACCTGATCCAACTGGGTTTTATCAAGCGCACCCCACGCGGACGGGTGGCGACGGCCCACGCCTATGACCATCTGGGGTTGCCCGTGGGCGGGGCGGATGGGGATTTGGGGCTTTATACGAATTAG
- a CDS encoding bifunctional transcriptional activator/DNA repair enzyme AdaA, whose product MDGSYPTEESRWEAVLLRDVQADGAFWYGVRSTGIYCRPSCPSRRPRRENASFHDSSELARTAGLRACLRCKPDGVSAGLRVVARVGFLLEIAETPPTLSALAADVGLSPFHLQRLFKRAVGLSPKQYALGLRNQRFKEGLKMGKPVTTAMYDAGHETSSTLYREDGLGMTPGAYRMGGAGQTIHFAVVDSRLGPMLVAATARGLCGVRFGEAGAMTAELCAEYHAAELVEDAAPLQPYIQGLRAYLDGLNPGLNLKTEAPGTDFQQRVWAALREIPHGETRTYAELAGMIDQPRAVRAVATACARNPVALVIPCHRIVPKVGGSGGYRWGVERKVALLEAERGERLL is encoded by the coding sequence ATGGACGGTTCATATCCAACCGAGGAAAGCCGCTGGGAAGCTGTCCTGCTGCGGGACGTGCAGGCGGACGGGGCATTCTGGTATGGCGTGCGCTCCACCGGGATTTACTGCCGCCCGTCGTGTCCATCCCGGCGGCCCAGGCGCGAAAACGCGTCCTTTCACGACTCGTCCGAATTGGCGCGAACGGCTGGCTTGCGGGCCTGTCTGCGCTGCAAACCGGATGGCGTGAGTGCGGGTCTGCGGGTGGTGGCGCGGGTCGGGTTTCTGCTCGAAATCGCCGAGACGCCCCCAACACTTTCCGCCTTGGCCGCCGACGTGGGCCTCAGCCCCTTTCACCTTCAACGGCTGTTCAAACGCGCGGTGGGTCTGAGTCCCAAGCAGTACGCCCTGGGGCTTCGCAATCAACGTTTTAAGGAGGGTCTGAAAATGGGTAAGCCCGTAACGACAGCCATGTACGACGCCGGACACGAAACGTCCAGCACGCTCTACCGCGAAGACGGTCTGGGGATGACGCCGGGTGCGTACCGGATGGGCGGAGCTGGGCAGACCATTCATTTCGCCGTGGTGGACAGCAGGCTGGGGCCGATGCTGGTGGCCGCCACTGCGCGGGGTCTGTGTGGAGTCCGTTTCGGCGAGGCCGGGGCCATGACGGCGGAGCTGTGCGCCGAGTACCACGCCGCCGAGCTGGTTGAGGATGCCGCGCCGCTTCAGCCCTACATCCAGGGCTTGCGGGCTTATCTGGATGGCCTGAATCCTGGCCTGAACCTGAAGACAGAGGCCCCCGGCACCGATTTTCAGCAGCGGGTCTGGGCCGCCCTGCGCGAAATTCCCCACGGAGAGACGCGCACCTACGCCGAGCTGGCCGGGATGATCGATCAGCCCAGAGCGGTGCGCGCGGTGGCGACGGCCTGCGCCAGAAATCCAGTCGCGCTGGTGATCCCGTGCCACCGGATCGTCCCCAAGGTGGGCGGAAGCGGCGGCTACCGCTGGGGTGTGGAGCGCAAGGTGGCGTTGCTGGAGGCTGAAAGGGGAGAGCGGTTGCTTTAA
- a CDS encoding ArsC/Spx/MgsR family protein, whose protein sequence is MPVPQIQVFGTRKSKETRAAERFFKERQVKIHFVDLTQRPIAKGELTRFVQKFGLNELLDLEGKAYERSNLAYLRTTEDGVIAKVIETPELLRLPLVRGGKILSVGEDLAGWKAMLEDAQ, encoded by the coding sequence ATGCCCGTCCCCCAGATTCAGGTCTTCGGCACCAGAAAGAGCAAGGAAACCCGCGCCGCCGAGCGGTTTTTCAAGGAGCGACAGGTCAAGATCCATTTCGTGGACCTGACGCAGCGCCCGATTGCGAAGGGCGAGCTGACCCGTTTCGTGCAGAAATTTGGCCTCAATGAACTGCTCGATCTGGAGGGCAAGGCGTATGAGCGCAGCAATCTGGCGTATCTGCGGACCACCGAGGACGGCGTGATCGCCAAGGTGATCGAGACGCCCGAGCTGCTGCGGCTGCCCCTGGTGCGCGGCGGCAAGATCTTGAGCGTGGGCGAGGACCTGGCCGGTTGGAAGGCCATGCTGGAAGACGCCCAGTGA
- a CDS encoding aldose epimerase family protein encodes MSGIETVAGVETRRWGTLPDSQDVQLFVLRAPNGLTVTLGEYGARLLRVQMPDRDGVPGDVLLGHPELAVYLEQEDALYFGATVGRVANRTARGRFELGGQQYQLALNNPPNHLHGGPGGFHAVRWEGTALDESDGLRGVAFRYHSPDGEEGYPGAVDVTARYTLGDDGWLSLDCWATTDTPTPLNLTNHAYWNLANGGAGSVLDHTLLLPADRFLAVDDNAIPTAITEVQGTPFDFRAGKPLGQDMDADDAQLRGAGGYDHHFVLLNGGECLKQVAVLADPASGRRMEVWTTENGVQLYSSNFLGGSVGGWNGARYEQHSALCLETQQAPDAVNQPELDCLGTVSIIVQPSQPYHTQTQWRFSVLDQ; translated from the coding sequence ATGTCCGGGATAGAGACTGTGGCCGGGGTGGAGACGCGGCGCTGGGGAACACTGCCGGACAGTCAGGACGTGCAGCTTTTCGTGCTGCGCGCCCCGAACGGCCTGACCGTCACGCTGGGCGAGTACGGCGCGCGGCTGCTGCGGGTGCAGATGCCAGACCGGGACGGCGTGCCCGGCGACGTGCTACTGGGCCATCCCGAGCTGGCGGTCTATCTGGAGCAGGAGGACGCCCTGTATTTCGGCGCGACGGTGGGAAGAGTTGCCAACCGGACGGCGCGTGGACGCTTTGAGCTGGGCGGACAGCAGTACCAACTGGCCCTTAACAACCCACCCAACCATCTGCACGGCGGTCCCGGCGGCTTTCATGCCGTGCGCTGGGAAGGGACGGCGCTGGATGAGAGTGACGGCCTGCGCGGTGTGGCCTTCCGGTATCACAGCCCGGACGGCGAGGAAGGTTACCCAGGCGCGGTGGACGTGACGGCCCGCTACACCCTGGGTGACGACGGCTGGCTGAGCCTGGACTGCTGGGCCACCACCGACACCCCCACGCCGCTGAACCTGACCAACCACGCCTACTGGAATCTGGCCAACGGCGGCGCGGGCAGCGTGCTGGATCACACCCTTCTCCTTCCCGCCGACCGATTTCTGGCCGTGGACGACAATGCGATTCCAACCGCGATCACGGAAGTGCAGGGAACGCCCTTCGACTTCCGCGCGGGCAAACCGCTAGGGCAGGATATGGATGCGGATGACGCGCAGCTCCGGGGGGCAGGCGGCTACGATCATCATTTCGTCCTTCTGAACGGGGGCGAGTGTCTGAAACAGGTGGCGGTCTTGGCTGACCCCGCCAGCGGACGCCGCATGGAAGTCTGGACCACCGAGAACGGCGTGCAGCTCTACAGCAGCAATTTCCTGGGTGGCAGCGTCGGGGGTTGGAACGGGGCACGGTATGAGCAGCACTCGGCCCTGTGTCTGGAAACCCAGCAGGCCCCCGACGCAGTGAATCAGCCGGAGCTGGACTGCCTGGGCACAGTTTCGATCATCGTGCAGCCCAGCCAGCCTTACCACACGCAAACCCAGTGGCGTTTTTCGGTGCTGGACCAGTAG
- a CDS encoding DUF6683 family protein, whose amino-acid sequence MPKRAPALALMLTLGTAVQAQSAPSASGLSGSIFKLMNQVGGTPAPAGQTPSTATPAPTPFKPLAKPEILKFKVSPAVRQEAINGFVKEISASSPESGAEWQKLFKSADVFAELDKEAKSRFGLGTSNLADTWAIYWGYAWMMTQGRGDDPTRTQMTALRQQMQTLMLAIPEITKLDDMGKQKMSDTLILQVALFGVLAEGWKNDPASFQEFADGLTEGSRGMGFDLALLKLTDAGFVVQK is encoded by the coding sequence ATGCCCAAACGTGCTCCTGCTCTGGCCCTCATGCTGACGCTGGGAACAGCCGTTCAGGCCCAAAGCGCCCCCAGCGCTTCCGGGTTGTCAGGTTCCATTTTCAAACTGATGAACCAGGTGGGCGGCACGCCAGCGCCAGCGGGGCAGACGCCCAGCACGGCCACGCCCGCGCCTACGCCCTTCAAACCACTTGCCAAGCCCGAAATCCTGAAGTTCAAGGTCTCGCCCGCCGTGCGCCAGGAGGCCATCAACGGCTTCGTGAAGGAGATCTCAGCTTCCAGCCCAGAATCGGGAGCGGAGTGGCAGAAGCTCTTCAAGAGCGCTGACGTATTCGCCGAGCTGGACAAGGAGGCGAAGAGCAGGTTCGGCCTGGGTACCAGCAATCTGGCCGACACCTGGGCCATCTACTGGGGTTACGCCTGGATGATGACCCAGGGCCGGGGCGATGATCCCACCCGCACCCAGATGACGGCCCTGAGACAGCAGATGCAGACGCTGATGCTGGCCATTCCCGAGATCACCAAGCTGGACGACATGGGCAAGCAGAAGATGTCGGACACGTTGATCTTGCAAGTTGCGCTGTTCGGCGTGCTGGCCGAGGGCTGGAAGAATGACCCGGCCAGCTTCCAGGAATTCGCGGATGGCCTGACGGAAGGTTCACGCGGCATGGGTTTTGATCTGGCTCTGCTGAAGCTGACGGATGCGGGCTTCGTGGTGCAGAAGTAG
- a CDS encoding metallophosphoesterase, with product MRLAIIADIHGNLDALRAVLADAQAQGAEQLVVNGDVVNRGPDSVAALETLLARDDVSFTLGNHDDLLRMWDARSPDLPAEWFSDPFWGATAWSAKQLNSAGLLHVPADWPLTRTVQIPGLPSMLIAHGSPQHYREGLSERTSPERVQELSAGHGVLIGSHIHRPAQAQVGGVLVLNTGAVGAPANGDPRAQYLLLTAGADDWHTEFRAVPYDRTGVLARFGSSGLLDTGLSAQIFREEIISSRSLYTPYWSWTENGGLPRNAQTWDTFLRRLPARRP from the coding sequence ATGCGCCTGGCCATCATCGCGGACATTCACGGCAACCTGGACGCGCTACGGGCGGTGCTGGCCGACGCTCAGGCGCAGGGCGCAGAGCAGTTGGTTGTCAACGGCGACGTGGTCAACCGGGGACCGGACTCGGTGGCAGCGCTGGAAACGCTGCTTGCGCGGGATGACGTGAGCTTCACGCTGGGCAACCACGACGACCTGCTGCGAATGTGGGACGCCCGCAGCCCGGACCTGCCCGCCGAATGGTTCAGCGATCCCTTCTGGGGGGCCACCGCCTGGAGCGCCAAACAACTGAACAGCGCCGGACTGCTGCATGTTCCCGCCGACTGGCCCCTGACGCGGACTGTGCAGATTCCAGGGCTACCCAGCATGCTGATCGCCCACGGCTCCCCGCAGCATTACCGCGAGGGCCTCAGCGAGAGAACCAGCCCCGAACGCGTGCAGGAGCTGAGCGCCGGACACGGCGTCCTGATCGGCTCGCACATCCACCGCCCCGCGCAGGCACAGGTAGGCGGCGTGCTGGTGCTGAACACGGGAGCGGTGGGCGCACCTGCAAACGGTGATCCGCGCGCCCAGTACCTGCTCCTGACAGCGGGAGCGGACGACTGGCACACTGAATTCCGGGCCGTTCCCTATGACCGTACAGGTGTGCTGGCACGCTTCGGCAGCAGCGGTCTGCTGGACACCGGCCTCAGCGCGCAGATTTTCCGGGAAGAGATCATCAGCTCACGCAGTCTGTACACGCCGTACTGGTCCTGGACCGAGAACGGGGGGCTGCCGCGCAATGCACAGACCTGGGACACCTTTCTGCGCCGCCTTCCCGCCCGGCGGCCATAA
- a CDS encoding fasciclin domain-containing protein has product MKKQTSLITLGLLLATPALAGGAGAPVAKPAPTCMSIAQIVTSDSNFSTLATAVEAAGLTETLQGGTYTVFAPTNAAFAKLPSDTLAAVLNDPEALKNILLYHVVPGKVTAKQVMGMTSGKTAQGSSFLVTISDGKVMIDNATVTKADVVACNGIVHVIDTVLMPAPVAAAEPAVQEAEPVAEAPAEEPAAEMPAPAEEPVAEAAPEMPMAQAATSIADIPALPLSGATMSADTAAATTTTDATTSTDTAATDTATTDTAATDTAATDMATTDTATTDTATADPSADADMAEMNTNSLYDVIVSDDRFSTLRDLLSDAGITDILMDNEYTIFAPTNEAFAAVDPETLALIASDPDTLQQVLLYHIATGKMTADQVAAESQISSLEGSSLNVKKDGDTQMVGDAKVTGSVDTADNGIIYVIDKVLLPPTLKLPAPPTPAEAPVAAAPAPAAPAPTPAPVATPAPAPAPAATTTATGAETLVTRLQGEAQFSTLLSLIQKAGLADALMASDVTIFAPTNDAFAKVPQATLDALMADDAKLKQVLTFHVVTGRVTDTDLMGAQLRSLEGSSLDLQTKGGVLSIGVLTGDVITGAMVNVTPIIVGNSAVYPIDSVLIPPDLTLGTAAPAAAPAATAPAAPAPVAVPPAAPVSPTPAAVTGAMTLQQRLASEPQFSTLLSLLQTAELTTPLMATDVTLFAPTNDAFAKLPKATLDALMADKALLKQALSFHAVSGRVMEADLKTTQLRSLEGSSLDLKDTAGVLMVGVLNNGDITGATVNVTPIIVGNSAVYPIDTVLIAPDLNLPAPAAAAPAATAPAATAPVMTPPAAPVSPTPAAATGAMTLEQRLASEPQFSTLLSLLQTAELTTPLMASDVTLFAPTNDAFAKVPKATLDRLMADKALLKQVLTFHVVTGRVTDTDLMGAQLRSLEGSSLDLQTKGGVLSIGVLTGDVITGAMVNVTPIIVGNSAVYPIDSVLIPPDFK; this is encoded by the coding sequence ATGAAGAAGCAGACCAGTCTCATCACGCTCGGCCTTTTGCTGGCCACTCCCGCCTTGGCTGGCGGTGCAGGCGCGCCTGTCGCCAAGCCCGCCCCCACCTGCATGTCCATCGCGCAGATCGTGACCAGCGACTCCAACTTCAGCACGCTGGCGACTGCCGTCGAGGCCGCTGGACTGACCGAGACATTGCAGGGCGGAACCTACACGGTTTTCGCACCCACCAATGCCGCTTTCGCCAAGCTGCCCAGTGACACGCTGGCCGCTGTGCTCAACGATCCTGAAGCCCTCAAGAACATCCTGCTGTACCACGTCGTGCCCGGCAAGGTCACGGCCAAGCAGGTCATGGGCATGACCTCTGGCAAGACGGCTCAGGGATCGAGCTTCCTGGTCACGATCAGCGACGGCAAGGTCATGATCGACAACGCCACCGTCACCAAGGCCGATGTGGTGGCCTGCAACGGCATCGTCCATGTGATCGATACCGTGTTGATGCCGGCCCCGGTGGCTGCGGCTGAGCCTGCCGTGCAGGAAGCCGAGCCGGTGGCCGAGGCCCCCGCCGAAGAGCCTGCCGCCGAGATGCCCGCACCCGCTGAGGAGCCGGTGGCCGAGGCCGCGCCGGAAATGCCGATGGCCCAGGCGGCCACCAGCATCGCCGATATTCCTGCCCTGCCCCTGAGCGGCGCGACCATGAGTGCCGACACCGCTGCGGCCACGACGACCACGGACGCCACCACCTCGACGGATACTGCCGCGACGGATACGGCGACCACCGATACCGCCGCAACGGACACTGCCGCGACGGATATGGCGACCACCGACACGGCGACCACGGATACGGCCACGGCTGATCCCAGCGCCGACGCCGACATGGCCGAGATGAACACCAACTCGCTGTACGACGTGATCGTCTCCGACGACCGCTTCAGCACCCTGCGCGATCTGCTCAGCGACGCAGGCATCACCGACATCCTGATGGACAACGAGTACACCATCTTCGCCCCCACCAACGAGGCGTTCGCTGCCGTTGATCCCGAGACGCTGGCCCTGATCGCCAGTGATCCCGACACGCTGCAGCAGGTGCTGCTGTACCACATCGCGACGGGCAAGATGACGGCAGATCAGGTGGCGGCGGAAAGCCAGATCAGCAGCCTGGAAGGCAGCAGCTTGAATGTCAAGAAAGACGGCGATACCCAGATGGTGGGCGACGCTAAGGTCACCGGCTCCGTGGATACTGCCGACAACGGCATCATCTACGTGATCGACAAGGTGCTGTTGCCCCCCACCCTGAAGCTGCCTGCCCCACCCACCCCGGCTGAGGCTCCTGTCGCCGCCGCGCCTGCACCTGCTGCGCCCGCGCCAACGCCCGCACCTGTGGCAACGCCCGCACCAGCTCCAGCACCTGCCGCCACCACCACGGCCACCGGGGCCGAGACCCTGGTCACGCGCCTGCAAGGTGAAGCCCAGTTCAGCACCCTGCTGAGCCTGATCCAGAAGGCCGGACTGGCCGACGCCCTGATGGCCAGCGACGTGACCATTTTCGCGCCCACCAACGACGCCTTCGCCAAGGTGCCCCAGGCCACCCTGGACGCCCTGATGGCCGATGACGCCAAGCTCAAGCAGGTTCTGACGTTCCACGTGGTGACTGGCCGCGTGACCGACACCGATCTGATGGGCGCACAGCTTCGCAGCCTGGAAGGCAGCAGCCTGGACCTCCAGACCAAGGGCGGCGTGCTGAGCATCGGCGTGCTGACGGGCGACGTGATCACCGGCGCAATGGTGAACGTGACCCCGATCATCGTGGGCAACAGCGCCGTCTATCCCATCGACAGCGTCCTGATTCCCCCGGACCTGACGTTGGGCACCGCCGCACCTGCTGCGGCACCTGCGGCTACGGCACCTGCTGCGCCTGCTCCAGTGGCCGTGCCCCCCGCGGCACCCGTCTCGCCCACCCCGGCAGCCGTTACGGGTGCCATGACCCTGCAACAGCGTCTGGCCTCCGAGCCTCAGTTCAGCACCCTGCTGAGCCTGCTCCAGACCGCTGAACTGACCACCCCCCTGATGGCCACTGACGTGACCCTCTTCGCGCCCACCAACGATGCCTTCGCCAAGCTGCCCAAGGCCACGCTGGACGCCCTGATGGCCGACAAGGCCTTGCTCAAGCAGGCCCTGAGCTTCCACGCGGTCAGTGGCCGCGTCATGGAAGCGGACCTCAAGACCACGCAGCTCCGCAGCCTGGAAGGCAGCAGCCTGGATCTCAAGGACACGGCAGGCGTACTGATGGTTGGCGTGCTGAACAACGGCGACATCACCGGCGCGACTGTAAATGTCACTCCGATCATTGTCGGCAACAGTGCCGTCTATCCCATTGATACGGTGCTGATCGCTCCTGACCTGAATCTGCCTGCGCCTGCCGCCGCCGCACCTGCTGCAACCGCTCCTGCGGCCACTGCGCCCGTGATGACGCCTCCGGCAGCACCCGTTTCGCCTACCCCGGCAGCCGCCACGGGTGCCATGACCCTGGAGCAGCGTCTGGCCTCCGAGCCTCAGTTCAGCACCCTGCTGAGCCTGCTTCAGACCGCTGAGCTGACCACGCCCCTGATGGCCAGCGACGTGACCCTCTTCGCTCCTACCAACGATGCCTTCGCCAAGGTGCCCAAGGCCACGCTGGACCGCCTGATGGCCGACAAGGCCCTGCTCAAGCAGGTTCTGACGTTCCATGTGGTGACTGGCCGCGTGACCGACACCGATCTGATGGGCGCACAGCTTCGCAGCCTGGAAGGCAGCAGCCTGGACCTCCAGACCAAGGGCGGCGTGCTGAGCATCGGCGTGCTGACGGGCGACGTGATTACCGGCGCAATGGTCAACGTGACCCCGATCATCGTGGGCAACAGCGCCGTCTATCCCATTGATAGCGTCCTGATTCCCCCGGACTTCAAGTAA